A DNA window from Deltaproteobacteria bacterium contains the following coding sequences:
- a CDS encoding zinc metalloprotease has protein sequence MQVHQRLLETYASFRQKQIALEHMTTRRLVEGVTRGIVGPVTIPVVVHVVHNAASENISAAQIKSQIGVLNKDYRATNPDRTKVPAVWTALVADSNVQFVLASKDPQGKKTSGITRTKTNRTSFSDDDGVKSKSTGGAPPWPSDKYLNLWVCSLGGGLLGYAQFPGGPPKTDGVVILNTAFGTKGTAAAPFNLGRTATHEIGHWLNLRHIWGDTEDCTGSDFVADTPNAATPNFGKPKVPHISCHNDPNGDMFMNYMDYVDDDAMFMFTKGQVVRMEATLEGPRSSIVS, from the coding sequence ATGCAGGTTCATCAGCGGCTACTGGAGACGTATGCGAGCTTTCGACAGAAACAGATTGCTCTCGAGCATATGACCACGCGGCGCTTGGTCGAAGGCGTGACGCGTGGAATAGTTGGACCGGTTACTATTCCAGTGGTCGTCCACGTGGTTCACAATGCCGCGTCAGAGAACATCTCCGCGGCACAGATCAAGAGCCAAATCGGGGTACTAAACAAGGACTACCGCGCGACGAACCCCGACCGCACGAAGGTCCCAGCCGTCTGGACGGCGCTGGTCGCCGACTCGAACGTGCAGTTCGTGCTGGCCTCGAAGGATCCTCAGGGCAAGAAGACCTCGGGCATCACCCGCACGAAGACCAACCGCACTTCGTTCAGCGACGACGATGGGGTGAAGTCTAAATCCACCGGTGGTGCCCCCCCTTGGCCCTCTGACAAGTACCTCAATCTCTGGGTCTGCAGCTTGGGAGGTGGACTGCTGGGCTACGCACAGTTCCCGGGTGGTCCTCCCAAGACTGACGGCGTCGTGATTCTCAATACGGCCTTCGGCACCAAGGGCACCGCAGCCGCACCATTCAATTTGGGTCGCACGGCGACTCATGAGATCGGACATTGGCTCAATCTGCGCCACATTTGGGGCGATACGGAAGACTGTACCGGCAGTGACTTCGTTGCCGACACTCCCAATGCGGCAACGCCGAACTTCGGCAAGCCGAAGGTTCCCCACATCTCGTGCCACAACGACCCGAACGGTGATATGTTCATGAACTACATGGACTACGTCGATGATGACGCGATGTTCATGTTTACCAAAGGACAAGTGGTCCGGATGGAGGCAACGCTTGAAGGGCCTCGCAGTTCCATCGTCAGTTGA